DNA sequence from the Thamnophis elegans isolate rThaEle1 chromosome 4, rThaEle1.pri, whole genome shotgun sequence genome:
TGAATCTACATACATGtaaaaaaaattcattaaaatCAAAGGACCTGATTTCAAAAGGAATATTTTTTAGAATTTGAGATGGAGTTTATGTGCTTCAAACAATAGTGGCTTAATTTAGCTCTTGATTAGATTGACTCCTTTTCAAGATTTGGCCCCTCATCTCACAAAGAGAGTTTATTTTCCCTGCATTCTGGATGGGGTGATTGACTCAAGATCAATCCTAACAAAACCAGCCAAGTAGCTATGGGTTGGGGGAAACCATCTGGAATCAGAGAGTTTCTAAATAAGACTGCACTGCTCCAAGCAGACCTAATGCAAATTTGGAATGTCCATGGAgtccagtcatccaggtcatggttgtcccaaaagtgcccTTTAgagaggcaactggcctttctggtttttctttgatgagCTGAAAAagtttcatggatgagaagcaaaagattttcaaagaaaaaacaggaaagtccagttgccgctagaaaaagcacctttgggacataattTGGAAGTTCTCCAGACTACTTGAAGAACAGGTGACATCTGGGGCTCAGAGAATCTTTGTACAAATCCACCTTTTATGCCAGTTGCATCCATTGTTGCCCTACGCACTCATGCCATAGTCGCCTTTCATCTCTATTACCTAAAAATGCTCAACATGGAACTGCCCTTCAGACCACTCACATCATTAGTCTAGATTGCAGCAACATGAGCAGTTATGGTCATACCTCAGCCTTCCCATGGAACCTCACTGCTTTGCAAAGTGTACTGGTTACTCCTGACCTTCCAGGTGCAGTACAACATGCTGCTTATTTGTGAGCTCACTTGTCTCAGATTACTTTTGCCCTTCTGATAAGATTTGACAAGATGGGCACGGTCCAGGTTCCTGCTGTAAAATAGTGGcatctgaataaataaatgaatttcaaaTACTCTGGCCAAACTTTAAGAATGAGCCCAGGGATGGGATACAAAGCTTTTACCTTTGTAGAATCTTATTCAAAACCTTTTACTGTGGACTGTAATGCAGTCTGTTATAAGAACCTTAGAGCATAGGAACATATTTTTCTACCAAGAGGAACATTTTACTATAGTGTTGTATGCTGAAATTTTAAGGGAAATGGATCCCCAATTGGCTATTGCAACTTTCTGATTAGAAGATTAAAGCCCTGTAATTATAGCTGCATAATCTCCTATGATGCTGAGCTTTAGTCCTTGACTGGGCAGTTCATAAAGTGCTCTATTATTTTCTGTCAGCTCTTTGATTATGTTCTTTTTGAAACTGATTAGAGAAGGAAAAATCACCCTTGGTTGTAGTGTTCtgtctccttttctttctgcAAAAGTTGAgctcattccatttttttttacctcacaAAAAGCTTCTGAAGTAAGTCTGAGAAATAAGCATACTTGGTGGTTTTTAAATGGACTGATCTACCTTTTTGAACTCAATTTTCTTTTGTTGATTTCTCCAACCACACTAATGTCATCTCTTGATCTGTTCTATATTTGTTCATTTGAAAGGAAGCTTCCTGAGTAGGGAGATGGACAGACTGTCAGACCCGCAAGAATTCTGAGACTCTACAATATTTCTTTCCAGAATTCTGTTGCCTTGCAAAGAATAAGAAGGACCCAGGGGATATACAAGTAAAGTAAAAagttgctggttctccaaacagcATTGGTTACTTTTCCCTTCACTTTTAGCTTGGAGAGGTGAAGAACATGAACAGTCACGTCACAGAATGCTTTTAAATATAGAACACAAGTCAGACTTGAAACAAAATGTTTCATGGTATTATAGCTTCGCTGTATTATGTAGTCTTTCACATAACACTACAGCTGCTGATCACTGCAAGAATCTCAAAAGATTGGTACatgaaatacaataataatgaCTGCTTTAGAAACAAAGCAGGTCAGTAATACTGCTGAAGGAAGATCTTCTGCTCTTCAGCCAGATACAGctgcttattgctattgctgtctctGCTGTAAGTCAGTGATCTGTTAAGCATCTTTGATCATGGGAATGTTTTTTTAACATGCTACACAATAATTTCCTTTAAGCATCTTTAAGTCCCATTGATTTCAGTGGGAAAGAGTGAATTGCACACTTAATGGAAACTAATGGGACTCAAGCATATTTAAATTAGACTGGACCATGTCCACTTAACATTGCTACATTTACATATCTGCCAATAGTTAATAAGCCCGGGGCACACTAATATTGCTGTAGCTACAATTAAGGGTAGGTGCATGTAAAAGGACAGGGAAATAAATTCAGTTTGCCAGGTAGGTACAAACTGGAAGTGAATTTATGAAATATGAAGCTCTTTGAATTAGCTTCAGCCTTCTTTCTCTGCTTTGCCTTTCTTCAGATACAAGTTAATCTCCTCTGCTAAGCCTCTTGTTTTGCTGCAGTGTCCTGAATGCTGATGTGCTGTGGGGAAATACGATTGGTTAGATGTATGTGATGCAGCTCAAGAACATAAAGGTGTCTTGCAGTTTTCCACTTAAAACACCTACTTTGTTCAGTGATAAAATGAGGTTGCCTTTGGcagttttattttaatagttACTAGAATCTCCAAAAACAATGTGGTAGAATTATGCAAAGCTAGCTGAGAGAGTGTAGGAATATGGGGTGAGTTAGCAACGCCTGGAATATTCTGTTCCCCTTTCCTCATAATTAAGAGTATCAGTTGTTAGCTTTAATTTATAATAGATTAAGTAAGAACATAGTTCTGAAATCAGCAGCTCCAAgaaaaacctccccccccccgtattAAATTCCAGAAATGTTCTTGGCTTcgattcaccaccaccaccaccaccaccaccaaagagAGAAAACATCATAAATGTATCATTTTAAAATTGAGAATGGCAATACATTTACCATTGAAGAAAATGTTTTGCAGAGCTTTTTGCACATTCATTGTGGTTGCTATTCCTCCCTTTCTATTTTCCAAACTTTCCTGACATTGTGAAAACTGTTGGCTAGAATGACCTGCCCAGTTAATCAAGCAACATGGAAAGGTGAGTCACTGGAAGTCAGTTATCTTGTGACTGGGTTTTGCTGAAATTATGCTGAACGCACACTTAAAGTCTGCACTTGGAGTAAGGGGAGGAGGCAGAATCCTACCTGTGTTTTTATAACTCTGCACTGTCAGAACTCATAATAAGTCAAATATTCTTTCTGAGGTACTCgaggaggaggggtgggtggggggaaaaccTGTAAATTTAAGAGTAATTTCAGATTGTAAATGAAAAAGAGAGGCACGACTGTTCATTTGCACCAATCATGCCTTCCTTTCATCTGCTCTGATTAGGCCTGGTGCGGTTTCATCAAACTACTCCATCACGGAGCTGTCACTCCAGCCGTCTGTTGATTGAAAACAATCAGGGCTCTGATGGCACAATTATTCTGACCCTTTAACTAGAGGCTGCTGTGATAATGAAAGGTTGATTATGATAGTTTGTGCCTCTTTCAGTTTGCCAAGAAGGTTAATTTGGGCATCAGACGGATGTTTAATGGGCGCTTGCTGGCTACACCGTGGTAAATGAGAACGTGCAGCCTTCGATATTGCATGGATATAGTTTGGCTGCCAATCATTGTCATTTTGAGTTTGTGCCTTGCACTCtggaaatcacttttttttctctttgggatTTAATTTATTCTGTGCCCTGAGGAAGTTCTTTCACTCCCTGACCTTCACTGTGGCTTCCTCTGCtctcttaatttatttttatttttatttccttactTCCCTTCATTGGCCCCGTGAATTGTACTTAAAGTCACAGCGGATCTAGTGCAATCCTGCTTCCCTCCTCCTTttaatccccccctccccgcttccaAGGGTGTTTATCATCTGTGTCTGGCATAGtcttatttttgctttttgtttcatGTTGTAGAATAAGAATGTCAAAAATTATTGTGGAAGTTATTTTGCTTTAAATAGTAGTATGTTTCACGGAATATTGCCAGGGCTGTTTGTGAGGTGGTAGACTTGTATCTGTAATACGAAAACAGGGAtggcagttaaaaaaagaaaagttttcacATGATTGCTCCCGCAAGGCAcattatttctctcccccccccactctttagTGGTGAGACtcgggtgggagggagagagggagaacttCTGTCCATCTGATCATATGTCCCATTCAGAGaggctataattattattaaaaatgaatatatgtaTTCCAGGGGGGAGCAGAatcaaacaaaaaacaataaagatCTTGCTacatgggggaaaaaacctttaTTAAAGTATGCCTTTTTGTTCTCATCACGTAGTTCTCCACCAGAGCTTCACGTGCAAAAAATAGGAAACTGAGAGACTCATTCCTATTAGCGGTGCTGCTTTGTAAAATGGtttggaggcttcagctggttcCAGATGTTACTACTTGGTTTTTGAGGGATTGGTTATTCAATATAGAGCTTCAGCTCTGTTGAGAGTAGTGTAGCATGCCTCCAGACCCCTTAATACAGTTCTTCATTCACAttggaatcagtggaacaaatccCAGTGGATTttttcccattgatttcagttgggtatttcaaattcaaatattGTCCAGTACATTATTATCATACAGCCATAGTTATCACTGCTATGTGGCACTATCACATGTCCAGCAGAGCACTGCATGTATATACTAGAAAACAAATCCTGGGTGTGCTTCATTCTACTACCTATGATTGCTAGCACTCAAAATTTATTGCACCTAGTTCATCATCGTTGTTGTGTTCATTAGATTTTTGTAACATGCTTTGTACGGTATACTTCAGTGGTGTGCCTTTTGGTTAACTGTCAATTAAGAGTTCAAAAGTTACGTACATGCATTAACAATGACTCCATcccaaaaaagaatataaaatcatCAAGAATGAATAAAGATCTTATATATCATATGGTCAATAGAAcaaagaataatagagttggaaggcaccttggagatctactagtccaatcccctgctcaagcaggagaccctatacttcAATAGATAGGTATATATCTCAATAGAGATGTGGGCTCTTGACATTTTTTTATCTTGCTTTCCCATAGCTTTCCCCACTTTTGTGTTGTTCAAATAAATTGGAACTATAATCCCCAAAACACTCAGTGACCGTGAATAATGGGTACATCTGCCAGAGAATCCTTCTCCAATTTGGTGGCATCCAAAAATGATGAGATAATAACTCCCATAATGCTCAGTGAACATCAACATTGGACACTTTTGAGAACTTTCAAATACAGATCCAAATTGGAGAAGACTGCTCTGGTCAATTGATTACCAATATAATGTATATTAGACATCATAGGAAAACTCCCATGTTGTCATGCGTTGTTTCTTCTTGTTTATGCAGGGcacccattttttaatgtttgctaAGACAAGACAGCCCTGTTATCATACATTAATTCTACACAGATTCATCATTATTTTAGGGGAGATGAAGGGATGTTTTTATATATGCAGCAAGATTAAATTTGGGAGTATAATTTTTTGTTGATAAGTTGAATAATTCAAATATGTATTTCTCACACCGAATTGTGAATAATGTAGataagttcattttttaaaaatgtttttcctcCCTTCTAGCTAGCTGTGAGATGGCTAGAACACAACTGCCGATATCAGTACATGGATGAACTTCTACAGTACGTTCGATTTGGGCTTATGGATGAGGATACACTGCATACAGTTGCTCTCTCACACCCTCTTGTCCAAACTAGTGAAACGGCAACAGCACTGATCAATGAGGCTTTGGTCTATCATCAAAGTATCTATGCACAGCCAATTTGGCAGACCAGAAGGACGAAACCTCGCTTCCAGTCAGACACTCTTTACATCATAGGTGGAAAAAAACGGGAAATATGCAGAGTTAAAGAGCTGCGATACTTCAATCCTGTGGACCAAGAAAATGTTCACATTGCAGGGATTGCAAACTGGAGTGAGCTGGCTTCCATGCCAGTGGGAAGAAGCCACCACTGCGTGGCTGTAATGGGAGATTTCCTCTTTGTAGCAGGCGGTGAAGTTGAACAAGCCACTGGCCGCACATGTGCAGTACGGACTGCTTGTAGATATGATCCCCGTAATAATTCCTGGGCAGAAATAGCTCCGATGAAGAATTGCAGGGAGCATgttgtactttttattttttttcttggggcTGGGATGAATTTCTCTATGCTGTGGGAGGCAGAAACGAGCTACGTCAAGTTTTGCCAACTGTTGAAACGATACTGCCCTAAGAAGAAACAAATGGACTTTTGTTCTGTCCTTGACAGGTCCCTTTCCTGTCATGCGGGATGTGTTGTGGATGGTCTTCTTTGGATATCAGGTAGAAAATGTTTCACCCGCAACTTTGAAGACGAAAAGCATGACAAACAGTTTGTATCAGTGGCATTCGTTTGGGGCACATGCCTTAGAAAGGTTTCCTTTGTTTGCTGGAAATTGAGTTTTAATACAAAGGGCAGGTGGTATATATTTCTGAGCTACAGATACTCAGCAATAGGTATTCAGCACAAAGGAGAGGAGTTGTATGGCCAGAGAATTGTATACAGGGATAATGAAAGTGCAGTGTCTGCTGAACAAAGCAATTACAATTTAAATAGAAGTGTCCCCagcaatttattttaaacatattgTATTGGCCCATTAAGAGGAAGATGTATGTATCCTTATCTCTTGATGCCAATAAATGCACTCTGATTCTTTTTTCACAAATTGTTGGATTCAGTACCTATCTTAGTTGAAGTAACATTTTTAAGGCATGAAACTTAAGCAAATAATAGTTGTATGTCAGTGATCTTCCACAGTTACAGATTGGGTCTTCAtggcaataataataaattaacaataaataataataataataattttattattaataataatataatataataataataatagtaagccACCTGACTATGAACAACTCAAAAGAACAATTGCATTTGCtactatttaaaaatgtaaaatgagaATAAGGTAATgaaaatcaattaattaataGGGGAGAAGAGTATTGAATCTAGGAATAAATGTCCTATTTTCAAAAAGGAAGATTTTGCACATTTTGGAAATGTTGAATAGAAACAGAATGGACAGAACCCTTGTAATCCGTAAAAAGGTAACTGATTGAATGATTTAAATTAGAACTCCTGTGAAAATTTGAAGACTGTCCACCTCTTTTACCCTCAAAGAATTTGTTGAAGTTCTTGTGTAAGGTGGTGATGATTAAATATATAGATTGTTTCTTATCAGAGAATAGTAGAGGTTGAAACTACACAAACATAGAACATGTCCCTCCCTTTTTATAGTGTAGAATGGCAACAGGAGTATGTCAGCATTGCTCTCAGTAGTTATCCACGTGGTGAGTACAAATTTGACCCAGATTTCTCCCAAAGAAAGCCATACTATATGCTTAAAATGTGAAGTATTTAAATAAAACAGCCATGTAGCCCATCCAtatcattaaaaaatatatattcagtaATCTATCTGGATTGATGCAGTATGGTCTAAGACAGCTACTACTTAAAGAAAGGAAAGCACCTATGTTGATCAAACTTTAAAAAGGACAACAAGATCTTCCATTTacctaaagaaaaagaaagattgcaGACAAAACCAGGAGCAGTATGATTAAATGAAAGTTTTTAAAAGGCTACTAAGCAAGAGTATTTCTTACGGGGAGGGGGTTGGCAGGGATTTAATTTGAGTTGAATTGGCTCAATTCAAATATGTATGCCAAGTTCAATTTGAGATAATTCAACTGAAAAATTTCCTAATCTTCCCAAGACTTCTACAACACCAATAGTCACTTTATGTCATTTTATACAATAGCAAAGGCCTCTTTTAAACAGCAATAACTAGAGGGCATTTTATTCTATAATTTCTTGATGCTATTTAGAAGACCCAGTAAGCCTGTGTAATCTATGCTCTTAACTGATCCATCAGTCCTCCTGGCATACAAATGGCCTCCAATATAGTCATATTACAGGCCAGGCCTTCTTGATCTAACACTACATGTTTTCCTTACCTTTTCTTTCCTCGTTACATAAtatttactccccccccccattttcagtTGTCGGAGGCAGCAGCAAGAAGTACTGCTGCTTTCTGCTTGTGGGAATCTACTTAGTTGTCATAAAGCATGTTGGGTAACCAGATGCTTGAGAAAGCCTACAAGTGTTCTTCATTTCCTCTAGCTattgccccctcccccaagaagCATTCAGCAGTATGCTTTAAACAGTTTGACTTTCCATGCCCTGctaatgtgtatttatttattttcattgtttttattggCTTGGAGCATCAGTGTTTTTCTAATTGGGAATATGAGCAGAAGCATGTACCAATGCTTCTTTATCTTAAGTTGCATATTGATCAAATGATCTATTGCTTATCAGAGAACTTCAGAACAGACAAAATTTCTATGTTTTGTTTTAACGTCTGTCGCTTATTAAATGTTCCCAGGATATTAATATTTGTGTTATTATCTGGTTTTATATTTTCTGGATGGGTGggttggtggatggatggatggatggtttttTTAATGCATCTTAAAACCTTGTTATCTCCCTCCTGGACAATAAGCCAGAAAACTGTCACAATATCACTTCTCCTTTCTACCATTCTCTAGAAGTTTATTTTCAACAATCCATTGTCTATTGTTTTGGCACTGCTACAGGACTATTTTTTTCCACTATTTCAGTGGAGTCTCTTAAAGTagaagggaaacctttatctcttcagtttttaaaaaaagaattgatacCTAGCATAATTAAATAGCTACTatggtatagtggttaaaatgTTAGACTAGAATAAGGGAGACACCAATCTTAGCTGTGAAAACACACTAGGTGAATGTGGGACAG
Encoded proteins:
- the KLHL32 gene encoding LOW QUALITY PROTEIN: kelch-like protein 32 (The sequence of the model RefSeq protein was modified relative to this genomic sequence to represent the inferred CDS: inserted 1 base in 1 codon; deleted 1 base in 1 codon); the encoded protein is MPSEVCLSIQDMLTGQRLCQSSSHNDAVLAALNQQRNDGILCDITLIAEEQKFPAHKAVLAACSDYFRAMFSLCMVESCADEVNLHGITGIGLKQALDFAYTGQVLLEPGVIQDVLAAGSHLQLLEMLSLCSHYLIQELNSFNYLDLYKLADLFNLNLLEKAVVDFLVKHLSELLNNHPDEVLALPYCLIQEVLKSDQLTSLSEEQIWQLAVRWLEHNCRYQYMDELLQYVRFGLMDEDTLHTVALSHPLVQTSETATALINEALVYHQSIYAQPIWQTRRTKPRFQSDTLYIIGGKKREICRVKELRYFNPVDQENVHIAGIANWSELASMPVGRSHHCVAVMGDFLFVAGGEVEQATGRTCAVRTACRYDPRNNSWAEIAPMKNCREHVVLFIFFLGAXDEFLYAVGGRNELRQVLPTVERYCPKKKQMDFCSVLDRSLSCHAGCVVDGLLWISGRKCFTRNFEDEKHDKQFVSVAFVWGTCLRKVSFVCWKLSFNTKGRWYIFLSYRYSAIGIQHKGEELYGQRIVYRDNESAVSAEQSNYNLNRSVPSNLF